The following coding sequences are from one Lolium rigidum isolate FL_2022 chromosome 6, APGP_CSIRO_Lrig_0.1, whole genome shotgun sequence window:
- the LOC124662804 gene encoding universal stress protein PHOS32-like: MACYVFEEMSHLGVVCLQGKNHHPRVYLLPTGGGSRLDRIVGTRDAMGERKIGVAMDFSASSKKALCWAADNLLRKGDTLVLLHIQHRGRDEAKHVLWSHSGSPLIPLEELKDTAVRQRYDIPADAEVFDMLETVAREKELSVVLKLYWGDPREKVCEAAGELSLESLVMGSRGLGQIQRILLGSVTNYVLSNASCPVTVVKAK; the protein is encoded by the exons ATGGCGTGCTATGTGTTTGAAGAAATGTCTCACCTAGGTGTTGTGTGCTTGCAAGGAAAGAATCACCATCCAAGGGTCTACTTGCTCCCAACCGGCGGTGGTTCACGG CTTGATCGGATCGTCGGGACGCGAGACGCGATGGGCGAGCGCAAGATCGGCGTGGCCATGGACTTCTCGGCGAGCAGCAAGAAGGCGCTGTGTTGGGCGGCCGACAACCTCCTCCGCAAGGGCGATACCCTCGTCCTCCTCCACATCCAGCACCGCGGCCGCGACGAGGCCAAGCACGTCCTCTGGTCTCACTCCGGATCCC CGCTGATCCCGCTCGAGGAGCTCAAGGACACGGCGGTACGGCAGCGCTACGACATACCCGCCGACGCCGAGGTGTTCGACATGCTCGAGACGGTGGCCCGGGAGAAGGAG CTATCCGTGGTGCTCAAGTTGTACTGGGGCGATCCGAGGGAGAAGGTGTGCGAGGCGGCGGGGGAGCTCAGCCTCGAATCGCTCGTCATGGGCAGCCGCGGTCTCGGCCAGATCCAGAG GATTCTTCTGGGAAGTGTGACGAACTACGTCTTGTCGAATGCATCTTGCCCCGTGACTGTCGTCAAGGCAAAATAG
- the LOC124668300 gene encoding uncharacterized protein LOC124668300 isoform X2: MNTATGATHNVSLQILDMQWDEIMLICADMLSGCQTTKYALQRIIQGCLVVEGGGCRDGGPGRLTCAEAPWLCGTRGQAPPEEIAAFADHPRANEAVPSEECTLELKC; the protein is encoded by the exons ATGAACACCGCAACAGGAGCAACACATAATGTCAGCTTGCAGATTTTG GACATGCAGTGGGATGAAATCATGTTGATATGTGCTGACATGTTATCTGGTTGTCAAACAACGAAGTACGCTTTACAAAGAATAATACAG GGTTGCCTTGTGGTTGAGGGTGGTGGATGCCGGGACGGCGGCCCCGGACGGTTGACGTGCGCTGAGGCGCCATGGCTGTGTGGTACTCGAGGACAGGCTCCCCCGGAGGAGATTGCGGCTTTCGCAGACCATCCACGAGCCAATGAGGCCGTTCCTTCAGAGGAGTGCACTCTCGAGTTGAAGTGTTGA
- the LOC124668300 gene encoding uncharacterized protein LOC124668300 isoform X1, with protein MHFLLCVSRIKIHRQPGNEELQMNTATGATHNVSLQILDMQWDEIMLICADMLSGCQTTKYALQRIIQGCLVVEGGGCRDGGPGRLTCAEAPWLCGTRGQAPPEEIAAFADHPRANEAVPSEECTLELKC; from the exons ATGCACTTCCTGCTCTGTGT TTCAAGAATCAAGATACACCGGCAACCGGGAAACGAGGAACTACAGATGAACACCGCAACAGGAGCAACACATAATGTCAGCTTGCAGATTTTG GACATGCAGTGGGATGAAATCATGTTGATATGTGCTGACATGTTATCTGGTTGTCAAACAACGAAGTACGCTTTACAAAGAATAATACAG GGTTGCCTTGTGGTTGAGGGTGGTGGATGCCGGGACGGCGGCCCCGGACGGTTGACGTGCGCTGAGGCGCCATGGCTGTGTGGTACTCGAGGACAGGCTCCCCCGGAGGAGATTGCGGCTTTCGCAGACCATCCACGAGCCAATGAGGCCGTTCCTTCAGAGGAGTGCACTCTCGAGTTGAAGTGTTGA
- the LOC124668300 gene encoding uncharacterized protein LOC124668300 isoform X4 codes for MHFLLCVSRIKIHRQPGNEELQMNTATGATHNVSLQILDMQWDEIMLICADMLSGCQTTKYALQRIIQLCRVALWLRVVDAGTAAPDG; via the exons ATGCACTTCCTGCTCTGTGT TTCAAGAATCAAGATACACCGGCAACCGGGAAACGAGGAACTACAGATGAACACCGCAACAGGAGCAACACATAATGTCAGCTTGCAGATTTTG GACATGCAGTGGGATGAAATCATGTTGATATGTGCTGACATGTTATCTGGTTGTCAAACAACGAAGTACGCTTTACAAAGAATAATACAG CTGTGCAGGGTTGCCTTGTGGTTGAGGGTGGTGGATGCCGGGACGGCGGCCCCGGACGGTTGA
- the LOC124668300 gene encoding uncharacterized protein LOC124668300 isoform X3: protein MHFLLCVSRIKIHRQPGNEELQMNTATGATHNVSLQILDMQWDEIMLICADMLSGCQTTKYALQRIIQEPEQELSYQRYAVVENDTLVGGLVGGLVSPKLF, encoded by the exons ATGCACTTCCTGCTCTGTGT TTCAAGAATCAAGATACACCGGCAACCGGGAAACGAGGAACTACAGATGAACACCGCAACAGGAGCAACACATAATGTCAGCTTGCAGATTTTG GACATGCAGTGGGATGAAATCATGTTGATATGTGCTGACATGTTATCTGGTTGTCAAACAACGAAGTACGCTTTACAAAGAATAATACAG GAGCCAGAACAAGAACTATCTTACCAAAGATATGCTGTTGTGGAAAATGACACTCTTGTAGGAGGTTTAGTAGGTGGTTTGGTGTCACCTAAATTATTCTGA